The Pontibacter korlensis sequence TCGGATGCTCTTTCAGGCCATTTGCCAAAGTCTCCATTACAGCTTCGTCGCTTGCTTCAGTAGCTTGCTGCAGCTGCACTTTTGCCTTGTATACATCTTCTGTTTTGTGGCCCATTTTCAGGAGCTCATCGTAGAAGCCGATTGCCTGGTCATACTTGTTGTCAGCTGTAGATGCGTAGGCTGCATAAAGTACAGCTGTTGTATCTTCAGGGCTGATCTTGTGAGCTAGCTCATACTTTTCAATGGCCTTAGGCCAATCCTGGTTGTTGTGGAACTCAACTGCCTGGTTCAGCACCTGGCCATAAAGCATTTGCTTACGCTCTGGTACTTGCTTAGCAAATTCACCGTTCTGACCGTCCAGCTCAACAGTTTTGTCAAAAGACTCAAGAATAACCAGTGGAGTATTCTCATCAGTCAATTTGCCATAAATCGGGTTGCCGATCATGTCTTGATAGATAACGCCACGGTAGAACCAAGTTTTAGCTTTATCTTTTGTCTTTTTATGCTCGGTGGCCTTCTCAATGTCAGCCAGTGCTTTGTCAAGCGTACCATTTTTATGGTTTAAGACTGCACTGTTCACAGCCGAATTCTGAGCACTTGCAACCGAAATGGTACCGGCTACTAAGGCTGTCAAAAGTACTTTTTTCATACTTAAATAATGGTTTGAGGTTGTTGTTTGCTTAACGTATTATATTTGTAAATAATTCGTTCTGAATGACTTAAGCCTCGTCGGCAGCTTCCGGATCAATCATGGTGTCTGGCTGCAGTGAATCTTCCGGAGAAAGTTCAGACTGTTCCATTACAGCCTCCTCAACTTGCTCCTCGTTATCAACTTCAACTTTTGCCACAGATGAAATCTGATCGCCTTCGTTCAGCTTTATCAGTCGTACGCCTTGTGTCGCACGGCCAATCACACGCAGGTCGCTAACACGCAGCCTGATGGTGATACCTGAACGGTTGATGATCATTAGGTCATCAGTATCCGTTACGCCTTTGATGGCTACTAGTTTACCTGTTTTATCGGTAATGTTCATGGTTTTTACACCCTTACCACCGCGGTTCGTGATACGGTACTCCTCAAGCGGCGAACGCTTGCCAAAGCCTTTCTCAGAAACCACTAACAGGTCAGTGTTATCATTCTCTACACAAACCATACCAACCACTTTATCGTCAGGTCCGGCAAGTGTTACGGCACGCACGCCAGCGGCTGTACGTCCCATTGGGCGCACCTGTGTTTCGTTGAAGCGGATAGCTCTCCCCGACTCCAGCGCAATTACAATCTCGCTGCTGGTGTTGGTCAGTTGAACATCAAGCAGGCGGTCTCCGTCGTTAATCGAGATAGCATTGATACCGTTCGTTCTTGGGCGAGAGTAAGCCTCCAGCACTGTCTTTTTGATGGTACCTTGCTCTGTAATAAACACCAGGTTGTGGTTGAGTACGTAATCCTGGTTTTTAAGGTCATGCACATTTAACACGGCACGCACTTTATCATCACGCTCGATCTGGATAAGGTTCTGGATAGCACGTCCTTTTGTCGTCTTCCCTCCTTCCGGAATCTCGTAAACCTTCAGCCAGAACACACGACCAAACTCTGTAAAGAACAGCATGTGGTGATGCGTATTAGCGATAAACAAGTGTTCGGTAAAGTCACTTTCCTTAGATGCAGCTACACCTCTGGAGCCAACGCCACCACGGCTCTGGCTACGGTACTCATTCAGGGAAGTACGCTTGATATAGCCTTCATGGGAAATTGTGATTACCATGTTCTCCTCTGGGATCATGTCCTCATAAGAGATATCGCCTGTGCTAGCTTCAATGCTGGTACGACGCTCATCGCCATAACGATCGCGAATCTCGATCAGCTCATCTTTGATGATCTTCATACGCAGCGCTTCGTCGTTCAGGATAGAAGTCAGGTAATCGATCAGCTTCTTGATTTCATCGTACTCCTGCTGAATCTTGTCACGCTCCAGGCCAGTAAGGCGCTGCAGACGCATATCAAGTATAGCACGAGCCTGAATCTCTGTCAGAGCAAAGCGCTCCATCAAACCGTTACGCGCAATCTCAGGGTCACGCGAAGAACGTATCAGGTTGATTACCTCGTCTAGGTTATCCAGGGCAATAAGCAAGCCTTCCAGGATGTGCGCACGTTTTTTAGCCTCGTCCAGCTCATACTGCGTTCTGCGGACAACAACCTCATGCCTGTGATCTACGAAGTGCTTGATCAGGTCCTTCAGGTTCAGTGTCATCGGGCGACCTTTAACCAAGGCCACGTTGTTTACACCGAATGAAGACTGTAGCTGCGTATACTTGTACAGGTTGTTCAGTACAACGTTTGGTATAGCATCACGCTTCAGATCGTACACAATGCGCAAACCATCGCGGTCAGATTCGTCTCGAAGGTCAGAAATTCCCTCAATCTTCTTCTCATTAACGAGCGCAGCTGTCTTCTCAATCAAAGAAGCCTTGTTCACCATGTAAGGAATCTCCGTTACGATGATCTGCTCTTTCCCACTTGGAGTAGTTTCGAAGTTGGCACGGGCACGCATCAGCACACGACCACGTCCTGTCTCAAATGCAGTTTTTACACCATCGTAACCGTGTATGATACCTCCTGTCGGGAAGTCTGGGGCAGTGATAAACTGCATCAGCTCGGCTATGGTAATCTCTCTGTTGTCGATGTAGGCAACAATACCGTCCACTACCTCTCTAAGGTTATGTGGCGCCATGTTGGTTGCCATACCTACCGCAATACCAGATGTGCCGTTAATCAGCAGGTTAGGCAGTTTGGCAGGCATTACGCTCGGCTCTTTTAGCGAGTCGTCAAAGTTAGGTACAAAATCTACCGTGTTCTTGTCCAGGTCTGCCAGCAGTTCGTCTGCTATACGCTTCAGGCGCGCCTCCGTGTAACGCATAGCGGCCGGAGAGTCACCATCGATAGAACCGTAGTTACCCTGCCCGTCTACAAGCGGATAACGCAGCGACCAATCCTGAGCCATACGCACCATCGTATCGTACACTGAGGAGTCACCGTGCGGGTGGTACTTACCGAGCACCTCCCCTACAATCCTGGCAGATTTTTTATAGGGCTTGTTATACGATACCCCCAGCTCGGACATACCATAAAGCACCCGACGATGCACTGGCTTTAATCCGTCCCGAACATCGGGTAAGGCTCTGGAAATGATAACAGACATTGAATAGTCGATATACGCACCGCGCATTTCGTCTTCAATGTTTATCGGTATTATTCGTTCGCCTTCTGTCATTTTAAAAGGTCTAAAATAATGTTAATTGTGTGTAAGAAAAGGCAAGTTAGGCAAAAAAGGCTTTATCGCCTATATAGCTTAATCCTTATTTTTGGCTTTAGAGTGCCCCTCGTGGGTTTTCTCCTGCGACACTTTATCCAGCTTCTCTCCCATCTTTGGATTCTGTTTTTTCCAAAGAGGCTGGCCACGATACTCCGTGTCGCCATGGATGTGCTCCATGCGCACGTGGCAAGGGCCAATAGGACAAGCTGGTTTACAGGAAACTATACTAGCGGAGAGCAGCGCGAAGCCAAGAATAAATAGAGGTCTTTTGTGTGTCATGGGTTCAGTTTATGGGAGCCTTGCTAGCTTGCTCAGCTCCCAAATCCATATCATACAAAAATAAGCATTTTTACTTACATTCAACAGTATTTTACCACATAATTACTACTTAGACAGGTGCTAAAACACAGGTTAAAGTGGGTGAAATCCGTTCACAGTAAAACCACCATCAACTGCTATGGTTTGACCTGTTATATAGGCTGCTGCAGGCAGACATAAGAAGGCAATAGCACCGGATACATCCTCTGGTTTTCCTACCTGTCGCATAGGTGTACGGCCGATGACGTTGTTGTAAAACTCCTCGTTTTGCAGCACAGCTTCTGCCAGTGGCGTGCTGATGTACCAAGGTGCAACTGCATTTACCCTGATACCATCTTTAGCCCACTCAGCCGCCAGATTGCGTGTAAGCTGGTTTAAAGCGGCCTTTGTCATGCCATAGATACTGCCGGTACGTACGTGCACCAAACCGGCCACAGAAGTAACGTGCACTATGTTTCCCTGCTCCGATTTCTGCAGCAGCGGGTACATTAAACGGTTCAGGTCAAAAGCAGACTGAAGATTGGTTTGCATGATGAAAATGTATTCTTCAGAGCTGTATTCAGCTGTAGGTTTGCGTATATTGGTTCCAGCATTATTCACCAGTATATCCAGCACGCCCCACTCCTGCTGCACCCAATCTGCCACAGCTGCTCTGCCTTCTTCTTTGCTAACATCAGCCGACAAAGTATCTAGCTGTTTCGGGTACTGCTCCTGCAAGCGCCGTAAATCCTCTTGCTTACGTGCTACTGCCAGTACTTCAGCGCCGAGATCTATAAACTCTTTAACCGTTGCTTCTCCAATGCCTTTGGAACCTCCGGTAACTACCGCTTTTTTGCCGGTCAGCTGCCATCTGTTTTGTGTCATAGTTTCGTTATCTTTTGTTTAGTCTTTCATCAAACGGATACTGGTACTCCAAGTATAGCATTTCCGACTGATCTGGTTCTTTAAGTGTGTTCTCCTACTGCTTTTGGCCCAGAATGCGGTCCCGGTATGCCTTCAGGTATTCTTTATCTACTTTAGGGCGATTATTTACCTCCTCAAACTGCAACTCCCCCTGATCGTTCTGCCACATCTTATACACAAAGACGTATCCGCCCCCACTCTTCTGCCAGCCATCAAACTTTCCAAAGCGCAAGTCATTTATCAGGATTGCACCTGCACGGTCTTTTTCAACGGAATAGTATCCTTTGGTGATGTATAGCAGGCGTTCCAGCTTTGGATGTCCTCGGTAAGGCTCTAAAAGCTCAGCGTTTTGTGGCTCATATCCATAATTTACCTGCATATTATCATCCAGCAGCGAATAAAAGCCGTTGTAAAAGCCATCCTCACCTTTAGCCGTTACAGACCAGAAAATAGTATTCATGGGTGTAGGTTTGCTGATATAAGAAGCATACTCTATACCCTCCTGCTGCATACTCTGCTCAAAGGTATTATCGGCTATGCCTTTGGCAATAAATGCCCACAGCAAATATGCAGAACTTACAGCCAGGCCAGTGTAGTTGAGCAAGGCACGGGTGCGGCTGCGGCGGTTGTAGAAGGCCGCAGCTGCTACCAATACAAGAAATGGCACGGTATAGAATGGGTCAACGACAAAGACGTTGTAGAAGGCTACGCCATAGCTTGAGAACGGCCAGAAAAGTTGCGTACCCCATGTGGTGCAGCTATCGAGCAAGGCATGCGTTACAAAACCCAGAAAGAAAAGCAGCGTCCAGTCTCTGAAAGTCGCCTCAGAGTTTCTGTAAAACCGGTATAGCAACCACCCCAGCAATGGTGAGGCAACTACTGCAAACACAAACGAGTGTGTTAGAGAACGGTGAAAACTCAACTGTTGCACTGTGTCCAGCCAGGGGTTCAGCAGCACATCCAAATCAGGAATAGTTCCTGCTATGGCACCCCATAACAGGGCTTTGTTGCCAAGCCGTTTTCCAGCTACAGCCTCACCAACTGAGGCCCCTAAAACTATCTGTGTTAACGAATCCATGTAGTAATCCTAGTATTCTTGAGGCGCTACAGTACAATCAGCACTTGCAACCCAGCCTGATGCGTAAAGGTATAAACTAGCAACTGCGCTACAAAAGCTAAAACTGCTGCATTCAATTTAATGGAAGAACCAACCTACCTGATCTTGGGCGTAGTTCTACTTTGCCTCGGAGTATACGACCTGCTTTATACAACCTTTGCTCCAAGAGGCGCCGGCATTATTACCGGTACCGTCTCTAACCTGATCTGGAGAGTCTATACAAAAACTAGCAGGATGATGGATAACCGGAAAGTCTTGAACGGTGCTGGCATTATGATCATCATGGCGACGCTTGCTACCTGGGTAATTATACTTTGGGCGGGGCAAACGCTCATCTACATGAGCCAGGCAGAAGCTGTAGTAAACAGCACTACGAATGTACCTGCCACACTTAAAGAGCGGATTTATTTTGTTGGGTACAACCTCTCAACTATGGGCAACGGCGACTTTAAAGGAGGTACAGAGGAGTGGCTGATTTACTCCGCCATCATCTCCTTTTCAGGATTAATCATGATTACGATTGCCATCACCTACATGGTGCCTATACTTTCAGCTGTTACAGAGCGCCGTTCCTTGAGTGTTCGTATTGCTTCTATAGGTGACAGTGCACAGCAAATGTTGCTGAAGAATTGGAACGGAAGGGATTTTAAGGCCCTAGAATCACACTTGAATGGTTTGGCTCAACCTTTGGCGAAACAGGGCCAGATGCATCTTGCCTACCCTGTGTTACATTACTTTTACCACTCAGAGAAGAATGTCGCTTTACTACCCAACATAACAGCGCTCGACGAGGCCCTTACAATCTTGCTGCTGTATGTTCCTGCTGCTAGCAGGCCCAGTAGCCAAACCCTAATACCGGTTCGGAATGCCCTTACCACCTTCCTTAGCTCACTTATTGCTATCACGCCTAGTCCTGAAACTACTGAGGAGCCAGAGCATGATGTAAGTGAGCTGGAGGAAGCGGGTATCCTCCTCCAGCGGCCTGAAACAGAGGTTATGTCTAAGCTGACCAAACGCCGCAAGTTATTGAGGTCTCTGCTGCATTTTGATGGCTGGGACTGGAACGAACACAACACACCAAAATTTACCTCTGACTTGGATGCCCAGGATATATTTAGTGGATAATCTTAGAGCGCTTAAACTCTTTTGTTCTATCAAACAAATAGCGGTATGTTGCGTGTGTTTTGTAAATCCGGCCACCAATCTGCTCAACAACTTTCATCATTTTCGGGTTAAAGTCGCCGATCCAGTTCATCTGCAGGTCCTTGTAAGGGATGCTTGGGTTATTGATTACCTTTTTGCCAGCAGCCACAATCATAGCCGCCTCTACGCCCTTGCCCTGGTGCTCTGGTGTAATGCCAAAGACGATGCCGTACATGGTTTTGCAGGCACCTCTCCAGCGGTGAAATAAAAACTTTAGCTTACCCCACAGATCAAGCTTACCGTTTGCATACTTAAACAGCTGGTTAAGCTCCGGTATGGCAATGAAAAAGCCTACAGGCTTGTCCTCATAGAAGGCAAACCACATGATGCGCTCATCTAAAATAGGCTTCAGCTGGTTCATGATAGCTGCTGCCTGCGCTTCGCTCATTGCTTTTACACCCTCGTGTTTTGCCCACCCTTTGTTATAGACTTCGCGGAAGTATTCTGTATATTGCTTAAGCTCCTTTTTATTCAGGTGCCTGAAGGTATAGCGGGAGTCGCTAAAAATACGCTGTGCTTTCTCGTGGTATTCAGGAGAAAGCTCGTCATGTACTGTACGGTAGTAAGTATACTGCTTGAAGAATAACTGGAAGCCATAATTCTCCAGCAGTTGCTGGTAATAAGGGAAGTTATACGGCATACAGTAGGTGGGCTGATAAAAGCCGTCAATCAGTACGCCCCACCACTTGTCTCGCTCTCCGAAATTGATCGGGCCGTCCATAGCTTCCATGCCACGTTCTTTGAGCCATTCACGGCAGGCATCCAGCAGCATGTTCGCTGCAGCCTGCTCATTGATACAATCGAAAAAGCCCATACCACCTGTAGGCTGCTCATTTGCATTGGCTGTGCGCTTGTTTACAAAGGCTGCTACTCTACCTATCGAGTTTCCTTTATCATCCTGAAGTATCCAGCGAATGGCCTCCCCATCGCGAAGCAGCTTGTTCTTCTTCGGGTCAAAAATATTATCAATGTCTTTGTCCAGCGGCCGAATATAGTTTGGGTCTTTTTTATACATCCGCACCTGCAGCATCAGGAATTGCTGGGCAAGCTCGGGTGTGTTTACCTCTATCAGTTTCATAGTATGCATTAAATAGGAAATGCTAAATAAACTATAATCCGCTAGAAAAGGAAGTTTTAAGCAGCATGCGCCTTAAATGGGGGGCTGCAAAGTGCGAAGCGGATGGAAAGTGCAAAAACAAAAAAAAGCCTTCAGAAAAATCTGAAGGCTTTCTCACTTATGAGCCCCCTGCCGGGATCGAACCAGCGACCTACTGATTACAAGTCAGTTGCTCTACCAGCTGAGCTAAGGAGGCTTGTACTTTATGTTACCAGGGAAGCAGATGCAGTACAAACATTTGCTTTTGGAGTTGAGCCCCCTGCCGGGATCGAACCAGCGACCTACTGATTACAAGTCAGTTGCTCTACCAGCTGAGCTAAGGAGGCTTAACCTTTTTTTGTGCTGCTTTATTGTGTTAAAGCGTTGCAAAGGTATGTGTAAGATTTTATAATGCAAACACCTGTTTCAAAATTTTCGCCTGGCTCTCTCTAAAAAATTGAAAGTCAGGAGGAAAAATTTTATCCTCTAAAAGCATCGAGTTGGTGTTGCAGCTGAGAGATGCGTTTTTGAGCATCCGCAATACGCCCTTCATACTCTTCGCGTAGCTTGTCGGCATTTTTAGAGCGCGCAAAGAATTCGATATTGGTGCGCAGTGTCTGAATATCGTTTTGCAGCTGTGCAATTTCGCGGCGCAATGTGTTTTCGCGCTGATGAAGCTTCTGGCTGGCATCCGGGCTATGCTTTATTCGCTCAACCTGCAGTTTTACCAGAAGCTCCGAACGCTCCTCCAGGCTTAGTGCTGGCACTCGCTCCAGGTACTTCTCCATCAGGGAAATGAACTTATCCTCAGCTTTAGGGCTTGTGCGGCGGTTACCTTGATCCGTATCACGCCACTGCTGCACTAAGCTGTTGAATTCCTCAACTGAGCCAGTAGCATTTGGCTGCGATAGCTTGTCGGCTATTTTATCGCAGATTTCCATCTTCTCAGCTGAGAGTTTTTCTAGCTCAGCAGAACGGTGCTGTTCATTTGCCTGCTTTCTGTCGAAGAATTCGTTACAGGCAGAGCGGAAACGTTGCCAGATTTTGTCTGAGTATTTGTCAGGAACACGGCCAATGGTTTTCCATTTTTTCTGCAGCTGGATAAGCTTCTCTTTCGTGCTTGCCCAATCGTTACTGTCCTTCAGGCTTTCAGCTTCTTCGCAAAGCTGTGTCTTGAGCTGCAGGTTATGCATTTTTTGCTCATCGAGCGCCTTAAAGAATTGATTCTTGCGTTGGAAGAAAGCTTTATAGTTGCTCCAGAAGGTTTTATTAACTTCCTCAGCATACTCTTTAGGTACCAGACCTGCTTTGTCCCACTCCTCCTTCAGCTTCTGAATTTCATCTGTTTTATCGCGCCACTCGTTTATGCGGTCAGTATTGAAGGATGCAAATTCCTGCAAACGCTCTAACAGCCCACGCTTAACGGTTAGGTTTTGCAGTTCCCGGGTAGAGCGCTCTTCATGGTAGGCACGGCGGCGCTCATGCACCTTCTCAGATGCCTGTGTGAATTGCTCCCAGATGGCATCACGCTGATCGTTGGGTACAGGCCCAAGATTCTTCCACTCTTCGTGCAGGTGGCGTAACTCCTGCAAGGCTTTATTTATACTTGGTTCGTTCTGAAGCGCTTGTGCACGTTCTATGAGCTGGTGCTTTGCCTCCAGGTTGCGCCTGCGGTCAAGCTCCTTCATCTCGAAGAACATGCTGCGGTTGTTGTAGAAGATATCGAGCAGCGCATGGTAGGAATCCCACAGCTCCTGAGCTTCTCCGGCCGGCACTGGTCCTATAGCCTTCCATTCCGCCTGAAGCTTTTTCAATTCCTCTCCGCTGTTCTTGGTCTCAGCAGATTCTACGAGCTGGCGAAGCTGGTTCAGCAGCTCCTGCTTGCGCTCCAGATTGCGCTGTCGTTGTTCTTCCTGGCTTTGGCGCTGCTGATATCTTGAATCACGGTATGCTGTCAGCAGTTTTTCCAGATTTTGATGCTCTTCAGAAGCATGGTAATCAAACCCTTCTTCAGTGCCTCCCTCCTCTTTGTACTTCTCAAATGCTTCGTTGCGCTGTACCTGAAACTTAGCATCATAATGGCGGAAAAGCTCATTTACCGCACGGTGCTTACGCATCGCATCCGGACCTCTTAACACTGTATTCAACTGCTGGCGCAGCTCCTCTAGCGAAAGCTGGCTGTAGTCAGTATGGTCTTCCTCGTCATCCTCATCGTAGTCATGATGGCCTGGAGCAACGGAGCTACCTGTTTCTTGAGCGGTAGCAGCTGGAACTGTAGTATTTGCCTCATCAGAACCTGCCTGTGCTGTGCCTCTTGGCTCAGCTGTACCCTCATTTGCTTCAATAATAGCATCAGCCATCACATCAGTGCTATTGTTTGCTACATTGCTTTCCTCTTCTGAGGAAATAGAGGGATTTATTTCGGGCTGCTCTTCTTTTGGCACTCCTGCGCCGGTGCTTCCGGCAGGTGCAGGTTGTGCTGCAGCATTTTCATTTGGCATGGCTGTGTTTTGCTCGTCGGCAGCAGCCTGGTTCTCTGGTTTGTTAGCCTCAGCTCCGGTGGTGTCCATATGCTCTTTATCAGTTGTCATATCTACTCTGTTAAGTACAACGTTAAGCGTTTCAGTTCAGGCGTGGGTCATCAGGGTAATTGCTTAGCACCTTGAACTTTCCACCCATCTCGCGGAGAATGCTCCGCCAAAGGGTTTCAGTATCCAAAGTAAATAATTTATTCGCAGCATTGTTATTAACTATCCAAACATTTTTATCAATTTCCTCCTGTAACTGCCCAGGTGTCCAGCCAGAATATCCCAGGAAAAATTTAATTTCATCAGGGTTCACCAATCCTGTATCAATCATGGTGCGCAGTGCCTCAAAATCACCTCCCCAGTATAGGTCTTCAGACAGCTTTACAGCTTGTGGTAAGTCCGGCAATCGGTGTATGTAATGCAAGGTGTTATACTGTACAGGCCCACCAATGCCAAGAACCATATCAAAATCATCATCAAAAACATCCAGCACATCAGACAAGTGCAGGTTGGATGCTCTGTTCAGAACCAATCCGAAGGAGCCTTCTTCCTCTTGATGGCTGCACAGGAGTATCACGCTGCGCTCGAAATTTGGATCGCCCAGATATGGTTCAGATATAAGTATGCTCCCGCTCTGCGGTTTTATTACCTTGCTTTCAGCCATTAGTCTTTCTTCACGTTTACAATTCAGGTGCCGGTATTAGCACAGGGTGATGTCGTTTAAAACAAACGTATCAATACGGTATTTATCCTTTTTATTTACGAAAACCAAAGGATATAGTAACACTACGGCACACTGAACCGCTTGTTTTGATTGCTATACATAAATAAAGTGAACACTCTTGAAGCTATTGCCATAGAGCATCCAAGCAGAATTGTTTAGAGGCAGCAGATATTTTTATAATTTTGAACAAAAGACCAAAACCATGGCACTAACGCATAACATTGCCGATATACGGACAAACTATACAAAACAGGCGCTCACTGAAGACTCTGTAGCAAAAGATCCTGTGCAGCAATTTAAGGCGTGGCTGGAGGAGGCCATACAATCAGAGGTAGATGAACCGACAGCTTTGGTTTTGTCTACAGTTAGCGCTGCTGGCAAACCATCTGCCCGCGTAGTGTTACTAAAGGGGTTTAATGAGCAGGGTTTCAAGTTTTATACGAACTACCAGAGCCGCAAAGGGCAAGAGCTTGCAGAGAACCCCTATGCCTCGCTCACCTTTTTCTGGCCAGCCCTGGAGCGGCAGGTACGTGTAGAAGGTAAGGTTGAAAAAGCAAGCCCAGAGGACTCAGATGTTTATTTTCATAGCCGCCCAAAAGGAAGCCAGATAGGTGCCTGGGCCTCACCACAGAGCCAGGTAATTGATAAGCGCGAAGTACTGGAGCAGCGCGAAAAGCAGTATACAGAACAGTTTTCTCATGTGGACCAGGTGCCACGTCCACAGCATTGGGGTGGCTATGTTTTAGTGCCCCATTATATCGAGTTTTGGCAGGGTCGCCCAAGTCGCCTGCACGACCGCATTGCCTTTGAGTTGGAGACTAATGATTGGAAAATAAAACGCCTGGCCCCCTG is a genomic window containing:
- a CDS encoding DUF349 domain-containing protein; translation: MTTDKEHMDTTGAEANKPENQAAADEQNTAMPNENAAAQPAPAGSTGAGVPKEEQPEINPSISSEEESNVANNSTDVMADAIIEANEGTAEPRGTAQAGSDEANTTVPAATAQETGSSVAPGHHDYDEDDEEDHTDYSQLSLEELRQQLNTVLRGPDAMRKHRAVNELFRHYDAKFQVQRNEAFEKYKEEGGTEEGFDYHASEEHQNLEKLLTAYRDSRYQQRQSQEEQRQRNLERKQELLNQLRQLVESAETKNSGEELKKLQAEWKAIGPVPAGEAQELWDSYHALLDIFYNNRSMFFEMKELDRRRNLEAKHQLIERAQALQNEPSINKALQELRHLHEEWKNLGPVPNDQRDAIWEQFTQASEKVHERRRAYHEERSTRELQNLTVKRGLLERLQEFASFNTDRINEWRDKTDEIQKLKEEWDKAGLVPKEYAEEVNKTFWSNYKAFFQRKNQFFKALDEQKMHNLQLKTQLCEEAESLKDSNDWASTKEKLIQLQKKWKTIGRVPDKYSDKIWQRFRSACNEFFDRKQANEQHRSAELEKLSAEKMEICDKIADKLSQPNATGSVEEFNSLVQQWRDTDQGNRRTSPKAEDKFISLMEKYLERVPALSLEERSELLVKLQVERIKHSPDASQKLHQRENTLRREIAQLQNDIQTLRTNIEFFARSKNADKLREEYEGRIADAQKRISQLQHQLDAFRG
- the pdxH gene encoding pyridoxamine 5'-phosphate oxidase, translated to MALTHNIADIRTNYTKQALTEDSVAKDPVQQFKAWLEEAIQSEVDEPTALVLSTVSAAGKPSARVVLLKGFNEQGFKFYTNYQSRKGQELAENPYASLTFFWPALERQVRVEGKVEKASPEDSDVYFHSRPKGSQIGAWASPQSQVIDKREVLEQREKQYTEQFSHVDQVPRPQHWGGYVLVPHYIEFWQGRPSRLHDRIAFELETNDWKIKRLAP
- a CDS encoding tetratricopeptide repeat protein, producing MKKVLLTALVAGTISVASAQNSAVNSAVLNHKNGTLDKALADIEKATEHKKTKDKAKTWFYRGVIYQDMIGNPIYGKLTDENTPLVILESFDKTVELDGQNGEFAKQVPERKQMLYGQVLNQAVEFHNNQDWPKAIEKYELAHKISPEDTTAVLYAAYASTADNKYDQAIGFYDELLKMGHKTEDVYKAKVQLQQATEASDEAVMETLANGLKEHPNSVYLMQEELKYYLKNDRADEAMAKLDKAIAADPKNGSLYAVKGNLLERKKDMDGAREVYKKAIEADPTNFDAYYNLGVLEYNRGTEVNNRAAKMDYATYQKKGKALEAEAKKYYQASLPYFEKAHEIRPDDKATVQNLVNVYTRLGRKADAEKISAKLN
- the gyrA gene encoding DNA gyrase subunit A → MTEGERIIPINIEDEMRGAYIDYSMSVIISRALPDVRDGLKPVHRRVLYGMSELGVSYNKPYKKSARIVGEVLGKYHPHGDSSVYDTMVRMAQDWSLRYPLVDGQGNYGSIDGDSPAAMRYTEARLKRIADELLADLDKNTVDFVPNFDDSLKEPSVMPAKLPNLLINGTSGIAVGMATNMAPHNLREVVDGIVAYIDNREITIAELMQFITAPDFPTGGIIHGYDGVKTAFETGRGRVLMRARANFETTPSGKEQIIVTEIPYMVNKASLIEKTAALVNEKKIEGISDLRDESDRDGLRIVYDLKRDAIPNVVLNNLYKYTQLQSSFGVNNVALVKGRPMTLNLKDLIKHFVDHRHEVVVRRTQYELDEAKKRAHILEGLLIALDNLDEVINLIRSSRDPEIARNGLMERFALTEIQARAILDMRLQRLTGLERDKIQQEYDEIKKLIDYLTSILNDEALRMKIIKDELIEIRDRYGDERRTSIEASTGDISYEDMIPEENMVITISHEGYIKRTSLNEYRSQSRGGVGSRGVAASKESDFTEHLFIANTHHHMLFFTEFGRVFWLKVYEIPEGGKTTKGRAIQNLIQIERDDKVRAVLNVHDLKNQDYVLNHNLVFITEQGTIKKTVLEAYSRPRTNGINAISINDGDRLLDVQLTNTSSEIVIALESGRAIRFNETQVRPMGRTAAGVRAVTLAGPDDKVVGMVCVENDNTDLLVVSEKGFGKRSPLEEYRITNRGGKGVKTMNITDKTGKLVAIKGVTDTDDLMIINRSGITIRLRVSDLRVIGRATQGVRLIKLNEGDQISSVAKVEVDNEEQVEEAVMEQSELSPEDSLQPDTMIDPEAADEA
- a CDS encoding YqgE/AlgH family protein, with the translated sequence MAESKVIKPQSGSILISEPYLGDPNFERSVILLCSHQEEEGSFGLVLNRASNLHLSDVLDVFDDDFDMVLGIGGPVQYNTLHYIHRLPDLPQAVKLSEDLYWGGDFEALRTMIDTGLVNPDEIKFFLGYSGWTPGQLQEEIDKNVWIVNNNAANKLFTLDTETLWRSILREMGGKFKVLSNYPDDPRLN
- a CDS encoding metal-dependent hydrolase, which encodes MDSLTQIVLGASVGEAVAGKRLGNKALLWGAIAGTIPDLDVLLNPWLDTVQQLSFHRSLTHSFVFAVVASPLLGWLLYRFYRNSEATFRDWTLLFFLGFVTHALLDSCTTWGTQLFWPFSSYGVAFYNVFVVDPFYTVPFLVLVAAAAFYNRRSRTRALLNYTGLAVSSAYLLWAFIAKGIADNTFEQSMQQEGIEYASYISKPTPMNTIFWSVTAKGEDGFYNGFYSLLDDNMQVNYGYEPQNAELLEPYRGHPKLERLLYITKGYYSVEKDRAGAILINDLRFGKFDGWQKSGGGYVFVYKMWQNDQGELQFEEVNNRPKVDKEYLKAYRDRILGQKQ
- a CDS encoding SDR family oxidoreductase gives rise to the protein MTQNRWQLTGKKAVVTGGSKGIGEATVKEFIDLGAEVLAVARKQEDLRRLQEQYPKQLDTLSADVSKEEGRAAVADWVQQEWGVLDILVNNAGTNIRKPTAEYSSEEYIFIMQTNLQSAFDLNRLMYPLLQKSEQGNIVHVTSVAGLVHVRTGSIYGMTKAALNQLTRNLAAEWAKDGIRVNAVAPWYISTPLAEAVLQNEEFYNNVIGRTPMRQVGKPEDVSGAIAFLCLPAAAYITGQTIAVDGGFTVNGFHPL